In Deltaproteobacteria bacterium, the following are encoded in one genomic region:
- a CDS encoding Lrp/AsnC family transcriptional regulator, whose protein sequence is MRKKTGKRLDKIDSKIIGLLQKNGRLPNTQIAKELGISETTVRKRLDRLIEEEFIQVVAVGNPFKLGFGIVGTIKISIDIKEVENVIRELQKLHEVWYIAVTTGATDIDIEFNTRSLEDLHDLVYEKINKIDGIIRTETMLIIRYAKRRYDWGTALDYPRSSLSNMEEKQGEIQIP, encoded by the coding sequence ATTCCAAGATCATCGGTCTTTTACAGAAGAACGGGAGACTTCCGAATACACAGATCGCCAAGGAACTCGGCATATCCGAGACTACGGTCAGGAAGCGCCTGGACCGCCTGATCGAAGAGGAGTTCATACAGGTTGTCGCCGTAGGTAACCCTTTCAAACTGGGATTCGGAATCGTAGGAACGATCAAGATCAGCATAGACATCAAGGAAGTCGAGAACGTCATAAGAGAGTTACAAAAGCTGCACGAAGTGTGGTACATAGCTGTAACAACAGGGGCCACCGATATCGATATCGAATTCAACACCCGTTCTCTCGAGGATCTCCATGACCTGGTCTACGAAAAAATCAACAAGATTGACGGTATCATTCGGACAGAAACAATGTTGATCATAAGGTACGCCAAGAGGCGCTACGACTGGGGTACCGCCTTGGACTACCCGAGGTCTTCGCTATCGAACATGGAGGAAAAGCAAGGAGAGATCCAGATTCCTTGA